A region from the Variovorax paradoxus genome encodes:
- a CDS encoding Bug family tripartite tricarboxylate transporter substrate binding protein — protein MELNTHPAFCKASLQEKKMSMKSSSAVIGLFMLFALSEVQASDFPSAPIRLVVPYPPGGPVDFVARVVGIPLGQELGQPIVIENKAGAGGNIAANELSRAKADGYTLSLVYETHATTNLFYKNFKWDAFKSFDYISLLGYSPLVLTTSTQSGLDTLPKLITALKERPGALNQAITGPGAASVLKPELLHQAMSTKVTYVPFSGVAPALQALVGGQIDIALVSVTAALPLIQSKKVNAVAVGAVKPLAALPGVPAMSSAIPGFESTAWVGIVAPKGLSSEVFGRLQTAVQKVMMSDAVRKQLEASTFVVLATDQKGFTDRARADYRDAEHLVQKGVLKPDE, from the coding sequence ATGGAATTGAACACCCATCCGGCGTTTTGCAAAGCAAGCCTCCAGGAGAAGAAGATGTCAATGAAGTCGTCGAGTGCGGTCATTGGCCTTTTCATGCTTTTCGCTTTGAGCGAGGTGCAGGCAAGTGATTTTCCGAGCGCCCCCATCCGGCTGGTCGTTCCCTATCCGCCGGGTGGGCCTGTCGATTTCGTGGCGCGTGTCGTCGGCATTCCATTGGGCCAGGAACTCGGCCAGCCGATCGTCATCGAGAACAAGGCGGGAGCCGGCGGCAACATAGCCGCCAACGAGTTGTCTCGCGCCAAGGCCGACGGATACACGTTGTCGCTCGTCTACGAAACGCACGCGACGACCAATCTCTTCTACAAGAACTTCAAGTGGGACGCTTTCAAATCGTTCGACTACATCTCGCTGTTGGGCTATTCCCCTCTCGTGCTGACGACGTCCACGCAGTCTGGCCTGGACACGCTGCCCAAGCTGATCACGGCGTTGAAAGAAAGGCCTGGAGCACTCAACCAAGCCATTACCGGACCCGGGGCGGCCAGCGTCCTCAAGCCTGAGCTGCTTCACCAGGCAATGAGCACCAAGGTGACTTACGTTCCCTTCTCGGGAGTGGCCCCAGCCCTGCAGGCGCTGGTGGGTGGGCAAATTGACATAGCTCTGGTGTCGGTCACGGCGGCCCTGCCGCTGATTCAATCGAAGAAGGTCAATGCGGTGGCGGTTGGAGCGGTGAAGCCACTGGCCGCGCTGCCCGGGGTCCCGGCGATGAGCAGCGCCATCCCCGGTTTCGAATCGACCGCTTGGGTCGGCATCGTGGCACCCAAAGGTTTGTCCAGCGAGGTATTCGGCCGTCTTCAGACCGCAGTGCAGAAGGTGATGATGAGCGACGCCGTCAGGAAACAACTCGAAGCATCGACCTTCGTTGTCCTGGCGACCGACCAGAAGGGCTTCACGGATCGAGCGCGGGCAGACTATCGCGACGCCGAGCATCTGGTTCAGAAGGGTGTCTTGAAGCCTGATGAGTAA
- a CDS encoding LysR family transcriptional regulator: protein METFDKQLRYFIKIAEVKSLSRAADDLNCTQPALSRQLASLEAHLGCSLFVRTGRGMDLTDYGKRLLEEVRPSFATIDASIGMLQDRNEVHGALKVASVHTLSYYFVGELAKKFTGRYPGINLSVMGRSSPEVVELVESGKADLGFVYDAAVASEKIVSTPLFDDEMCLVVGPGCHVKDGVDLIRSMPKLVGFPSHYALRKMVHSSGLNPHFVAEAETVDAMLEMVASGVGSCILPQRIPDRILGQYQLRKVLIGSPRMSRRVVAIVRADRQELAVMQKLLLTAIEVAGAAGLSAHDVLRLTR from the coding sequence ATGGAGACATTCGACAAACAGCTGCGCTACTTCATCAAGATTGCTGAAGTCAAGTCGTTGTCTCGCGCGGCCGATGACCTCAATTGCACTCAACCGGCGCTCAGTCGCCAGCTGGCGTCGCTGGAGGCGCATCTCGGTTGCTCTCTGTTCGTGAGAACGGGCCGGGGAATGGATCTCACAGACTACGGGAAGCGGCTTCTGGAGGAAGTGCGCCCGTCGTTTGCAACCATTGATGCCTCGATCGGCATGCTGCAAGATCGCAATGAAGTGCACGGTGCGTTAAAGGTGGCCAGTGTGCACACGCTGAGCTACTACTTCGTCGGCGAATTGGCGAAGAAGTTCACTGGTCGATACCCTGGCATCAACCTGTCGGTGATGGGGCGGAGTTCACCCGAAGTGGTGGAGCTTGTCGAGAGCGGAAAAGCCGACCTTGGCTTCGTCTACGATGCAGCGGTCGCGTCCGAGAAGATCGTATCGACACCGCTTTTCGATGACGAGATGTGTCTTGTAGTCGGCCCGGGCTGCCATGTAAAAGATGGCGTGGATCTGATACGGAGCATGCCGAAGCTAGTCGGTTTTCCTTCGCACTACGCGTTGCGGAAGATGGTGCACAGCAGCGGGCTGAATCCACATTTCGTGGCGGAGGCCGAAACGGTGGATGCCATGCTGGAGATGGTGGCATCTGGTGTCGGCAGCTGCATACTTCCGCAGCGCATCCCGGACCGAATTCTGGGGCAGTACCAACTGCGCAAAGTACTCATCGGCAGCCCGAGGATGTCGCGCAGGGTCGTTGCGATTGTGCGCGCGGACCGCCAGGAACTGGCCGTGATGCAGAAGCTTCTGTTGACAGCCATTGAAGTTGCGGGCGCTGCAGGCTTGTCCGCCCATGATGTGCTTCGTTTGACTCGCTGA
- a CDS encoding acyl-CoA dehydrogenase family protein, with amino-acid sequence MSAISEANHPSSIYDEWDALLAPEEAGLVRKAQAFCDSELIPFAEHAHRTGNALPRELVQSWAALGLQGLQTPRELGGQGASYLAKIRVVQVLARSAFAAAFSLNNSHSMVHMIATQASAELRERYLGDLLSGKLVACIALTERGGGSDLAAMKTTAKKVSGGWILNGEKAWITNATISDLAVVGAQTAAGTKGIGRFLVPLQGRGAERLGAHPLDAGSASGVGALRFSDTFVPEDHLLERPGEGFKRSMSAINGARVHVAAMATACLERALEVAVSYGQRRAVFGEPLLEHQGLRWQLAEVANELEAANALVLRAARLINAGESAELPAAHAKKFATSRVVSGIERCMQSMGANALSREHGLHRQLAEIKMASYADGTTEILNERIGSHLVRRYP; translated from the coding sequence ATGAGCGCCATATCGGAGGCCAACCACCCATCGAGTATCTATGACGAATGGGACGCCCTTCTTGCACCGGAGGAAGCAGGTCTCGTCCGAAAGGCGCAGGCCTTCTGTGATTCGGAGTTGATTCCTTTCGCCGAGCATGCCCATCGGACTGGCAACGCACTTCCCAGAGAGCTCGTTCAATCCTGGGCAGCGCTCGGCCTTCAAGGATTGCAGACCCCACGCGAGCTCGGTGGCCAAGGGGCCTCCTACTTGGCAAAGATTCGGGTCGTGCAAGTGTTGGCACGTTCGGCTTTTGCCGCAGCGTTCAGCCTGAACAATTCGCACAGCATGGTCCACATGATCGCGACCCAGGCTTCGGCGGAGTTGAGAGAACGATATCTGGGTGATCTGCTCTCCGGGAAGCTGGTCGCCTGTATTGCACTTACCGAGCGCGGCGGCGGCAGTGACCTGGCCGCGATGAAAACTACCGCAAAGAAGGTCTCGGGCGGCTGGATCCTCAACGGCGAAAAGGCCTGGATCACCAATGCGACGATTTCCGATCTTGCCGTGGTTGGCGCGCAGACCGCAGCCGGGACGAAGGGCATCGGACGATTCCTGGTGCCCTTGCAGGGGCGAGGAGCGGAGAGACTGGGCGCCCACCCGTTGGACGCGGGCTCAGCGAGTGGTGTCGGCGCTCTGAGGTTCAGTGACACCTTTGTTCCGGAGGACCATCTTCTGGAGCGACCGGGGGAGGGATTCAAGCGTTCGATGTCGGCTATCAACGGGGCGAGGGTGCATGTTGCCGCCATGGCGACGGCCTGTCTTGAGCGTGCATTGGAAGTGGCGGTGAGCTATGGGCAGCGCAGGGCCGTGTTTGGCGAACCTCTCCTCGAGCATCAAGGATTGCGCTGGCAACTCGCCGAAGTGGCGAACGAACTGGAGGCGGCGAATGCGCTCGTTCTGCGCGCAGCACGACTGATCAACGCTGGCGAGAGCGCTGAGCTCCCAGCCGCGCACGCAAAGAAGTTTGCGACCTCCAGGGTGGTCTCGGGCATCGAGCGCTGCATGCAAAGCATGGGGGCAAATGCGCTGTCGCGCGAGCATGGACTGCACCGGCAACTGGCAGAGATCAAGATGGCGAGCTATGCGGATGGAACGACCGAAATCCTGAATGAACGGATCGGCAGCCATCTGGTTCGGCGATATCCGTGA
- a CDS encoding aldolase produces MTENLRPKNYFDDRATREMAKHLSTPSRDMKETLAYACRILAMTGQEAGLAGQISARSEREGAYWTLRFGLGFDEATPDDFIEVDGDLNTLTGTGMPNPATRFHLWVYRARPDVQSIIHTHSPWASALAAARQPLVIAQMDMTPLHEDCAFLPDWPGVPIADDEGVMISGALGSKRAIILAHHGYLTAGKTIQEATYLSVYLERAARMQIRAQAAFGALTPVDDSLAREAHDYLLKPSIVNSTFDYWCRQTHGAPRSLLSRSDHAAEADSPRNTASLRVD; encoded by the coding sequence ATGACTGAGAACCTGCGCCCCAAGAACTACTTCGACGACCGAGCGACTCGGGAGATGGCGAAGCACCTGAGCACGCCGAGCCGGGATATGAAGGAGACGCTCGCGTACGCCTGTCGAATCCTGGCCATGACAGGACAAGAAGCCGGTCTGGCAGGCCAGATCAGCGCGCGTTCGGAGCGCGAGGGTGCGTACTGGACTCTGCGATTCGGCCTGGGTTTTGATGAAGCAACGCCGGATGACTTCATCGAGGTCGATGGGGACCTGAATACCTTGACCGGAACTGGAATGCCCAATCCTGCCACCCGCTTCCATCTATGGGTCTACCGTGCACGACCCGATGTGCAGTCGATCATCCACACCCATTCACCGTGGGCATCTGCACTGGCAGCAGCCCGGCAGCCGCTGGTCATTGCACAGATGGACATGACCCCTTTGCATGAAGACTGTGCATTTCTGCCCGACTGGCCCGGCGTCCCGATCGCTGATGACGAAGGCGTCATGATCTCCGGCGCCCTCGGCAGCAAGCGCGCGATCATCCTGGCCCACCACGGCTACCTGACTGCCGGAAAGACCATTCAGGAGGCCACGTACCTATCTGTCTACCTTGAGCGCGCGGCTCGTATGCAGATCCGCGCCCAAGCAGCGTTCGGTGCATTGACGCCGGTGGACGATTCTCTGGCGCGAGAAGCCCACGACTACCTGCTCAAGCCCTCCATCGTCAACAGCACCTTCGACTATTGGTGCAGGCAAACGCACGGAGCGCCGAGATCGCTTTTGAGCCGTTCCGACCATGCAGCGGAGGCGGATTCTCCGCGGAACACCGCATCCCTTCGGGTCGACTGA
- the alr gene encoding alanine racemase, with protein sequence MKHPLESLVLSAIVIAISGCAMTDASTRPSPVAVFGADVQNWSNAWIEVDSDKFEKNIEQLRAHVGSGPQICATMKGDAYRHGLDLLMPSVISMGITCVGVASNEEGLLVRRSGFKGRLLRLRAASLPEMVKGFDFGFEELIGNVDAARALAQEAGRRNVTVRIHLAINSGQMDRNGVEMRNERSRQQAVDILKLPGLQPVGIMTHFALEDREKVREQSREFGQDAEWLIRTAGLKRQDITLHAANSYATMEVPESHFDMIRPGRVLYGYSSYPQFAKLLSFKSRVAVVNEYMANTGVTYNHTYVLRRDSRLANIPVGYADSHRKVYSGGDVLIRGHRVPIVGAITMNTLMADVTDFPDIQANDEVVLYGSQGGQAIQGDELQKYIKESMVEMTTRWSVNPRTQVSKRSAQR encoded by the coding sequence ATGAAGCATCCCCTCGAGTCGCTGGTACTCTCAGCGATCGTCATCGCAATCTCCGGTTGCGCTATGACCGACGCGTCCACGAGGCCGTCTCCAGTTGCCGTGTTTGGCGCCGACGTCCAGAATTGGTCCAATGCCTGGATCGAAGTGGATTCGGACAAGTTCGAGAAGAATATTGAGCAACTGAGAGCGCATGTGGGATCCGGACCTCAGATCTGCGCGACGATGAAGGGGGATGCCTATCGGCATGGCCTCGACTTGCTAATGCCTTCGGTCATCAGCATGGGCATCACCTGTGTGGGTGTCGCCAGTAACGAAGAAGGTTTGCTGGTCCGGCGGAGTGGCTTCAAGGGCCGGCTGCTGCGCCTGCGTGCAGCATCACTTCCGGAAATGGTCAAGGGTTTCGACTTTGGCTTCGAGGAACTGATAGGCAACGTCGACGCGGCGCGCGCTTTGGCTCAGGAAGCAGGGCGCCGCAATGTGACAGTCCGCATTCACCTGGCGATCAACTCGGGACAAATGGATCGCAATGGTGTCGAGATGCGCAATGAGCGAAGTCGTCAGCAAGCGGTGGACATCCTGAAGCTGCCTGGTCTACAGCCGGTGGGCATCATGACCCACTTTGCGCTCGAAGATCGGGAGAAGGTGAGGGAGCAGTCGCGCGAGTTCGGACAGGATGCCGAATGGCTGATCCGTACCGCTGGATTGAAACGGCAGGACATTACGCTGCATGCCGCCAACTCCTATGCAACCATGGAGGTGCCGGAGAGCCATTTCGACATGATCCGCCCAGGCCGGGTGCTCTACGGCTACTCCAGCTACCCGCAGTTCGCCAAGCTTTTGTCTTTCAAGTCGCGGGTGGCCGTGGTCAACGAATACATGGCCAACACCGGTGTGACGTACAACCACACATACGTCCTGCGGCGTGACTCGCGGCTGGCCAACATCCCCGTCGGTTATGCGGACAGTCATCGGAAGGTCTACTCCGGCGGAGACGTGCTGATCCGTGGACATCGGGTCCCCATCGTCGGCGCCATCACGATGAACACGCTGATGGCCGACGTGACTGATTTTCCCGACATCCAAGCCAATGATGAAGTCGTCCTCTATGGATCGCAGGGGGGGCAGGCCATACAAGGCGACGAGCTCCAGAAGTACATCAAAGAGTCAATGGTCGAGATGACGACCCGCTGGAGCGTCAATCCAAGAACGCAGGTTTCAAAGCGCTCCGCTCAGCGCTGA
- a CDS encoding 2-hydroxychromene-2-carboxylate isomerase has product MTDSIDAFYWIHSDWAYFGGPRLKAMGERHGLKVNHRPVDLATVYARTGGIKLPYRSAERKNYRLLEMKRFREILGMPINLEPKYFCVTGHLPSWFVIAAQELGHDVADLSQAIMRAIWVEDRDAEDPATLVSIGEEMGLEGTKILKAAQDPRTELTYMKYTNEAIERGVFGAPFYFFRGEAFWGQDRLDMLDKTISRALGS; this is encoded by the coding sequence ATGACCGATTCGATCGACGCCTTCTATTGGATTCATTCGGACTGGGCGTACTTCGGAGGCCCACGCCTGAAGGCCATGGGTGAGCGCCATGGCCTGAAGGTCAACCACCGTCCGGTGGATCTTGCGACTGTCTATGCACGTACGGGCGGCATAAAGCTTCCATACCGCTCGGCGGAACGAAAGAACTACCGCCTTCTGGAGATGAAGCGATTTCGCGAAATTCTCGGCATGCCCATCAACCTTGAGCCAAAGTATTTTTGCGTCACGGGGCATCTGCCGTCATGGTTCGTGATAGCAGCGCAAGAGCTGGGGCATGACGTCGCGGACCTGAGCCAAGCCATCATGCGGGCGATCTGGGTCGAAGACCGCGACGCTGAGGATCCGGCCACGCTGGTGTCGATTGGCGAGGAGATGGGGCTCGAGGGGACGAAGATTCTGAAAGCGGCTCAAGATCCTCGCACTGAATTGACCTACATGAAGTACACGAATGAAGCCATAGAGCGTGGCGTTTTCGGAGCCCCTTTCTACTTTTTCCGCGGCGAAGCCTTCTGGGGCCAGGATCGACTCGACATGCTGGACAAGACCATCTCCAGGGCTCTTGGATCATGA
- a CDS encoding CaiB/BaiF CoA transferase family protein encodes MNGSAAIWFGDIREKEPAMDLSQSFEGIRVCDLSQGIAGPHATMLLAQYGAEVVKVEPPVGDWGRLLGPQCEDHCAHSWHYNLGKKSIALNLKAAAGQEILTKIASQCDIFIESFRPGVISRLGFSYEAVKAIRPDVIYVSVSGFGQTGPYSQRGTVDSLIQGFSGMMVMNRTAEGVPQRQGMVAADVVTGLYVFSSLTAALASRQQTGEGGYLDLSLMQAAAAFQGAKIAEFHASGGEPKSFYGPVGYLPTCDGGVSVSCRKEEHYALLCQVLGRADLTSDVRFKFGEDRVRNETMLMQVLAQLTQPWTTAALLKALQDVGVLVERVQSYGEWLNNEQVLAMGAYRWMNAGALGQLPLVSLPGIGAPRPNRCRSPGIGQDSIAVCRQFGVGESLIDQATERLTAINKSPRKAP; translated from the coding sequence ATGAACGGATCGGCAGCCATCTGGTTCGGCGATATCCGTGAAAAGGAACCTGCGATGGACTTGAGTCAGTCATTCGAGGGGATTCGCGTCTGTGATCTCAGCCAGGGAATCGCGGGACCGCACGCGACAATGTTGCTGGCTCAGTATGGAGCGGAGGTCGTCAAGGTGGAACCCCCCGTGGGCGACTGGGGGCGACTGCTGGGCCCTCAATGCGAGGACCACTGCGCGCATTCGTGGCACTACAACCTTGGAAAGAAGTCAATTGCGCTGAACTTGAAAGCTGCGGCTGGCCAGGAAATCCTGACGAAGATCGCGAGCCAGTGCGACATCTTTATCGAGAGCTTCAGGCCCGGGGTGATATCGCGCCTGGGCTTCTCCTATGAAGCTGTGAAGGCAATCCGGCCCGACGTGATCTATGTTTCGGTTTCCGGGTTCGGACAGACGGGCCCATACAGCCAGCGCGGGACAGTGGATTCCTTGATCCAGGGTTTCTCGGGAATGATGGTGATGAACCGCACGGCCGAAGGCGTGCCCCAGCGTCAAGGCATGGTCGCCGCCGACGTTGTGACGGGTCTCTATGTGTTCTCCTCTTTGACGGCTGCGCTTGCGTCGCGGCAACAAACCGGCGAAGGCGGATATCTGGACCTCAGCCTCATGCAGGCTGCCGCTGCGTTTCAAGGTGCGAAGATCGCGGAGTTTCATGCCAGCGGAGGCGAACCAAAGTCCTTCTATGGGCCTGTCGGATACCTTCCAACCTGCGACGGAGGTGTTTCTGTCTCCTGCCGGAAGGAAGAACACTATGCTCTGCTCTGCCAGGTGCTTGGGCGTGCGGATCTAACAAGCGACGTGCGCTTCAAGTTCGGCGAGGACCGGGTTCGAAACGAGACCATGCTCATGCAAGTGCTTGCGCAGTTGACGCAGCCTTGGACAACCGCGGCGCTTCTCAAGGCGCTTCAGGACGTGGGAGTGCTTGTCGAGCGAGTGCAGTCCTATGGTGAATGGCTGAACAACGAGCAGGTTCTTGCGATGGGAGCCTATCGCTGGATGAATGCCGGCGCCCTTGGCCAGCTGCCGCTCGTAAGCTTGCCGGGCATAGGTGCGCCGCGACCGAATCGATGCCGATCGCCGGGGATCGGACAAGATTCGATTGCCGTATGCCGGCAATTCGGTGTCGGTGAGTCATTGATCGATCAGGCCACTGAACGGCTTACGGCGATCAATAAGTCTCCGAGAAAGGCGCCTTGA
- a CDS encoding Lrp/AsnC family transcriptional regulator encodes MNLDDIDLRILAELQHDGSLSNVELSRRVHLSPSPCLVRVKALEAAGVIDRYVALVNAHAAGLELNVFISISLKAQSKDALGEFERRIAEHDEVMECYLMTGDSDYLIRVAVADIAALEKFILEQLTSIPGIEKIRSSFALKQVRYKTALPLPTSA; translated from the coding sequence ATGAATCTCGACGACATCGACCTTCGCATCCTGGCAGAACTGCAGCACGACGGCTCGCTGTCCAATGTGGAACTCTCCCGTCGTGTGCATCTATCGCCGTCACCGTGCCTAGTACGTGTGAAGGCCCTCGAGGCCGCTGGCGTGATCGACCGCTATGTGGCCCTGGTCAATGCCCACGCGGCGGGCTTGGAGCTGAACGTGTTCATTTCGATCAGCCTGAAGGCTCAATCAAAGGACGCTCTTGGCGAGTTCGAACGACGTATTGCCGAGCACGACGAGGTGATGGAGTGCTATCTCATGACCGGCGACAGCGACTACCTGATCCGGGTCGCCGTGGCCGACATCGCGGCGCTCGAGAAGTTCATCCTCGAGCAACTCACATCCATCCCCGGCATCGAGAAGATTCGCTCCAGTTTTGCCCTCAAGCAAGTGCGCTACAAAACGGCCCTGCCTCTGCCGACATCAGCGTGA
- the mdeB gene encoding alpha-ketoglutarate dehydrogenase, translated as MNASLPAEQMRALNDAALNHDRDPDPAETAEWREAFLALAQAHGPQRARQMLMELARLARQQRIGWQPELATPYVNTIAVEDQPPFPGDLAIEEKLASLMRWNALAMVAKANQAYGELGGHIASYASAADLFETGFNHFFHSRSDTHRGDLVFFQPHSAPGVYARAYLEGRLSEEDLKHYRQELTAPAFTQGTGARGLSSYPHPYLMPDFWQFPTGSMGIGPISSIYHARFMRYLTHRNLLDCEGRKVWGVFGDGEMDEPESMSALTLAAREKLDNLVWVVNCNLQRLDGPVRGNGRIIDELEKLFAGAGWNVVKLVWGSDWDGLFAQDASGALARVFANTVDGQMQTFAAKDGRFNRDNFFGQNPELARLAEGMTDEQIDRLKRGGHDLVKIHAAYAAAAAHKGQPTVILAHTKKGYGMGSAAQGKMTTHSHKKMGDVDLLEFRDRFSLPLTDAQAIAMDFYRPPEDSAEMRYLRQHREALGGAMPRRETACEVVPKPDIASYAQFATAAAGKEMSTTMAFVRMLGNLLKDKALGPRIVPIVADEARTFGMANLFKQVGIYSSVGQRYAPEDIGSVLSYREATDGQILEEGISEAGAIASWTAAATSYSVHGLAMLPFYIYYSMFGFQRVGDAIWAAADQRARGFLLGATSGRTTLGGEGLQHQDGSSHLVAATIPNCKAYDPAFAGEMAVIVDAGIREMMVEQKDVFYYVTLMNENYAQPDVPQGAEADILRGCYRFGVYAPASGKAKKKKVTLMGSGAILTEVVKAAQLLAGEGIEAEVFSVTSWSELARDGQACEQRAIAGEKKEAGVPFIAQQLGAGTGPIIAATDYVRAVPESVRAFLPEGRRYLTLGTDGFGRSDTRAALRKFFGVDAASIAKAARMALQ; from the coding sequence ATGAATGCTTCCCTTCCAGCCGAGCAAATGCGCGCCCTGAACGATGCCGCGCTGAACCATGACCGCGACCCCGACCCTGCCGAAACCGCCGAATGGCGCGAGGCCTTCCTCGCGCTCGCGCAGGCCCATGGCCCGCAGCGCGCGCGGCAGATGCTTATGGAGCTCGCCCGCCTCGCGCGGCAGCAGCGCATCGGCTGGCAGCCCGAGCTTGCGACGCCCTACGTCAACACTATTGCGGTGGAAGACCAGCCACCGTTCCCGGGCGACCTGGCCATCGAAGAAAAGCTCGCCTCGCTGATGCGGTGGAACGCGCTCGCGATGGTGGCCAAGGCCAACCAGGCGTATGGCGAACTCGGCGGCCACATCGCGAGCTATGCGAGCGCGGCCGATCTGTTCGAAACCGGCTTCAATCACTTCTTCCATTCGCGCAGTGACACCCATCGAGGCGACCTGGTGTTCTTCCAGCCGCACAGCGCGCCCGGCGTTTATGCGCGTGCCTACCTCGAGGGCCGCCTCAGCGAAGAAGACCTGAAGCACTATCGCCAGGAGCTGACTGCGCCCGCCTTCACGCAGGGCACCGGCGCGCGCGGACTCAGCAGCTATCCGCATCCCTACCTGATGCCGGACTTCTGGCAGTTTCCGACCGGCTCGATGGGCATCGGCCCCATCAGCTCGATCTATCACGCGCGCTTCATGCGCTATCTCACGCACCGCAACCTGCTCGACTGCGAAGGCCGAAAAGTGTGGGGTGTGTTCGGCGACGGCGAAATGGACGAGCCTGAATCGATGAGCGCCCTGACGCTGGCCGCGCGCGAGAAGCTCGACAACCTCGTGTGGGTCGTCAACTGCAACCTGCAGCGCCTGGACGGCCCGGTGCGCGGCAACGGCCGCATCATCGACGAGCTCGAGAAGCTCTTTGCCGGTGCGGGTTGGAACGTCGTCAAGCTGGTCTGGGGCAGCGACTGGGACGGCCTGTTCGCGCAGGACGCGAGCGGTGCGCTGGCGCGCGTGTTCGCCAACACCGTCGACGGCCAGATGCAGACCTTCGCGGCCAAGGACGGCCGCTTCAATCGCGACAACTTTTTTGGCCAGAACCCCGAACTCGCGCGCCTGGCCGAAGGCATGACCGACGAGCAGATCGACCGCCTGAAGCGCGGCGGCCATGACCTCGTGAAAATTCACGCAGCCTACGCAGCCGCTGCTGCGCACAAGGGCCAGCCCACCGTGATCCTGGCTCACACCAAGAAGGGCTACGGCATGGGCAGCGCCGCGCAGGGCAAGATGACCACGCACTCGCACAAGAAGATGGGCGATGTCGATCTGCTCGAATTCCGCGACCGCTTCAGCCTGCCGCTCACCGACGCGCAGGCCATTGCGATGGACTTCTACCGCCCGCCCGAAGACAGCGCCGAGATGCGCTACCTGCGCCAGCACCGCGAAGCACTCGGCGGTGCCATGCCCCGCCGCGAGACCGCCTGCGAGGTGGTGCCCAAGCCCGACATCGCGAGCTACGCGCAGTTCGCGACAGCGGCCGCCGGCAAGGAAATGAGCACCACCATGGCCTTCGTGCGCATGCTCGGCAACCTGCTGAAGGACAAGGCCCTGGGCCCGCGCATCGTGCCCATCGTGGCCGACGAGGCGCGCACCTTCGGCATGGCCAACCTGTTCAAGCAGGTCGGCATCTATTCGAGCGTGGGTCAGCGCTATGCGCCCGAAGACATCGGCTCGGTGCTGAGCTATCGCGAAGCCACCGACGGCCAGATCCTCGAAGAGGGCATCAGCGAAGCCGGCGCCATCGCGAGCTGGACGGCAGCCGCCACCAGCTACAGCGTGCACGGCCTGGCGATGCTGCCCTTCTACATCTACTACTCGATGTTCGGCTTCCAGCGCGTGGGCGATGCGATCTGGGCCGCCGCCGACCAGCGCGCGCGCGGCTTTTTGCTGGGCGCCACCTCGGGCCGCACCACGCTCGGCGGCGAAGGCCTGCAGCACCAGGACGGCAGCAGCCACCTCGTGGCCGCCACCATTCCCAACTGCAAGGCCTACGACCCCGCCTTTGCGGGCGAGATGGCGGTGATCGTCGATGCGGGCATCCGAGAAATGATGGTCGAGCAGAAGGACGTGTTCTATTACGTCACGCTCATGAACGAGAACTACGCGCAGCCCGATGTGCCGCAAGGCGCGGAGGCGGACATCCTGCGCGGCTGCTATCGCTTTGGCGTGTACGCGCCGGCTTCAGGCAAAGCGAAAAAGAAGAAGGTCACGCTCATGGGTTCGGGCGCGATCCTCACCGAGGTCGTCAAGGCCGCGCAGTTGCTGGCCGGCGAAGGCATCGAGGCCGAGGTGTTCAGCGTCACGAGCTGGAGCGAACTCGCGCGCGACGGGCAGGCCTGCGAGCAGCGCGCGATCGCGGGCGAGAAGAAAGAAGCCGGCGTGCCGTTCATCGCGCAGCAGCTCGGCGCCGGCACGGGACCGATCATCGCCGCCACCGACTACGTGCGCGCCGTGCCCGAGAGCGTGCGCGCCTTCCTGCCCGAAGGCCGCCGCTACCTCACGCTGGGCACCGACGGGTTCGGGCGCAGCGACACGCGCGCCGCGCTGCGGAAGTTTTTCGGGGTGGATGCGGCGAGCATCGCCAAGGCGGCAAGGATGGCGCTGCAGTAG